Genomic segment of Xanthobacter dioxanivorans:
CAGTTGGCGCCGGGGAAGACCGAGCAGATGGAGGGCACCGGCGTGTCCTCGTCCGTCTCCACCTTCAGCCGGATGCGGATGTTCTGCTTGAGCGACAGCAGGTGGTAGACCACGTCGAAGCGCTTCTCGCGCGCCGGATAGTCCACGCCGCATACGTCGACGATGCAATGGAACAGGCAGGCCGGATCGTCGCGCAGGAAGGTGGCGACCTTCACGATCTGCGTCGGCTCGATGGCCAGCGTCAGCTCGCCATGGGCGATCGTCGAGCCGAGCACCGCGCCGGCCAAAGCCGCCGATATGTGCGCCGCGAGGTCGTTCAGGGTCTCGTCCATCGGATGCTCCCGGCTCAGCGCTCGATGGTGCCGATGCGGCGGATCTTCTTCTGCAGCAGCAGCACGCCGTAGAGCAGCGCTTCCGCCGTGGGCGGGCAGCCCGGCACGTAGATGTCCACCGGCACGATGCGGTCGCAGCCGCGCACCACCGCGTAGGAGAAGTGGTAGTAGCCACCGCCGTTGGCGCAGGAACCCATGGAGATGACGTAGCGCGGCTCCGGCATCTGGTCGTAGACCTTGCGCAGGGCCGGCGCCATCTTGTTGGTGAGCGTGCCGGCGACGATCATCACGTCCGACTGGCGCGGCGAGGCGCGCGGTGCGAAGCCGAAGCGCTCCACGTCGTAGCGCGGCATGGAAACCTGCATCATCTCCACGGCGCAGCACGCGAGGCCGAATGTCATCCACATGAGCGAGCCGGTGCGCGCCCAGGTGATGAGGTCGTCCGCGGTGGTGAGGATGAAGCCCTTGTCCGCGAGCTCGGCATTGACCTCCTTGAAGAAGGGATCATCCGCGCCCACGGGGCGGCCGGTGGAGGGATCGACGATGCCCGTGGGGGCCTGTGCGATCTCGGGCTTGGTAGCCGAAGGGGTCAGTCCCATTCCAGAGCTCCCTTGCGCCATTCGTAGATGAAGCCGACGGTCAGCACGCCGAGGAAGATCATCATCGACCAGAAGCCCAGGTCGCCGAGGCTGCCGAACGTCACCGCCCAGGGGAACAGGAAGGCCACTTCCAGGTCGAAGATGATGAAGAGGATGGACACGAGATAGAAGCGCACGTCGAAGGTCATGCGCGCGTCATCGAACGCATTGAAGCCGCATTCGTAGGCCGACAGCTTCTCCGGATCGGGATTCTGATAGGCCACGAGGAAGGGTGATACGAGCAGCGCGAGCCCGATCACCAGCGACACGCCGATGAAAATCACCACCGGCAGATAATCCATGAGCAACGCGTTCATTCTGCTCGCACCTCGGGGCGCTGGATCGGGGCCATAAGCGGCGCAAACGGTCAAAGCGCGAGAATCGGGCGACGCGCTTGAAGCGTGACCGCGCCGTCCGGCTAGAGGAATTCGAAACGACGCCGCAGCCTTATCGCAGCGCCAGATAGGAGGCAAGTGCGCGGTTCGGCGTAGGCCACATCCCGGCACGGCCCCGCCCCGCACCACCGCTCACCGGCCCGGTCCGCTCCGCTGCGGTAACCGCCAAGCCGGAGGTTGGATCCGGCTATGGCGGGAGGCGTGAAGGAGCCGCATCCTTCAGGGCTGTGACACCGGTCCGGTTGGCGCCAGTCCGCTTCCCGCCTGCGTTTCCGGCCCCCATGCGACACAATGACATGCGCCGCCGGAAGAATGCCGCAGACGTGAAGGCGGCGCACCCGCAGAGCCGGCAGGCCGCGTCCACGACGGGCGAGTCGTGGACGCGGATCGCTCAGCGGCCGCGACCGCGCATCGGCATCGCCCGAGGGGCGAACGTGCGCGGCTGCGCGCTGCGGAACTGCGCGCCACCGGGCCGGAATTGCTGCGGCCGCACAACGGGCTTCATGCCCCCGCCATACCCGCCATAGGTGCGCGGGAGGCCGGGCTTCACCCCGCCATAGGCGCGCGGTGGCTTCTTGAACTGCTGCGCGCCGCCGGGGCGGTAGATCTGGCCGCCCGGCTTCGGCCTGAAGGCTGGATTGACGCCCGGCAGGAAGCCGTTGCCCGGCTTCGGCTGGAAACGGGGAATCGGCTTCGCGCCTCCGGGGAGACCCGGACCCGACGGGCGGCCACCCGGAGTGCCCGGCCCGAACTTGCCCGGTCCGGCCGGATTGAACTTGCCGGGCGCCGGCTTCCACGGCTGCATCCCGCCAGGACCAGGACCCGGATGAGGACCAGGACCAGGACCGGGACCGGGATGAGGACCAGGACCGGGACCGGGATGAGGACCAGGACCGGGACCAGGGTGAGGCCCAGGGCCGGGACCGGGACCTGGATGGGGACCGGGACCTGGATGGGGACCGGGGCCGGGCCAGGGGTGCGGTCCCGGCCAGGGACCGGGCCCCGGAGGCCGCGGGCCGGGGCCGGGCCACGGCGGGCGGGGCGGCGGGCGCCAGCCGGGATAACCCGGCCACACCGGCGGATAGACCCACCCCGGACCCCAGTTCCAGGAATTGTCCCAGGCGCTGCCCACCAGCACGCCGGCGCCGAAGCCCAGCAAGCCGACGCCGGCTGCGGTGTAGATGCTGTAGGGGTCGTATTGCGGCACATAGACCACGTCCGGATCGGCGGGCGTGATGTAGACCACGCTGCGCCCGCTCTCCTCCCGAGTGGTGACCACCTGCTTGTCGTTGCTCTTCAGCGCGCCGGCCGCCTCCGCCTTGGCGCGCAGGGTCTGGATGGCAACGGAGACGTCCTCGGGCTGATTCACGAACGCGATGCCGATATTGGCCGTGGCGTCGAGATCCTCGTTCAGCTTGGCGACGACGGTGGGGAAGCGCGCCATGGCCTTCACCGACGGATCCCACTTCTGGGCGTCGGCACCGGCGAAATTGCCCTTGCGCACGGCCGTCCTGTTGCGCTCGATCCAGCGCTGCGCCTGCACCAGCTCCAGCGGATAGGCGGTCGACGGCAGCATCTGCGCCAGCAGCGTATCGGGATAGAGCGCGTAGGGCGCGAGCATCTGCTCCAGCTGGGCCACCGTGAAGCCGGGCGGGCCGGAGGGTTGGCCGATCGCAGAAGGCGCGGGCGGGGCCGGAGGGGCGCCGGCATAGGGCGCCGGCGCGGTCGCGCCGGGCGGAGGAGCGGAGGACGGTGCAGCCTCCGCCCCCGCCGTCGGCGGGGCGGGCGGTGGCGGAACCGCCGCATTCGTGCCCGCAGCCGGCGGAGCCGATGGGGCGACGGCCGGTGCTGGACCGGCGGGGGGAAGCGGCGGGACCGCTTGGGATTCCTGCGCCGCCCCGGATGCCGGCGGCGTCTGCGCCAATGCCGGATAGAGGCTCGTGGTCCACCCGAAAACCAGAGCCACGGCGAGGCGCGACCACCCCGCGAACTCCTGGCGACGCCCGTGCAACGTCATGCGCCTCTCCGCAGTTCCCGCTCTGCCGTACCCGCACCCGGTGGCCCCGAGATGCCCCCGGCGGCACCCGCCTCGGCGCGACAATGCGCAATCGGAAAACGTCCGTCCATACGGGTCATCCACGCAGCGTCTCGCTCACCGCCGCCACCAGCTGCTTGAGCGAAAACGGCTTGGGCAGGAAGGAGAAGTGCTCGCTCGGCGGCAGGTTGCGGGCGAACGCCTCCTCGGCATAGCCCGAGATGAAGATGACCTTGAGCGCCGGGTCGCGCGCCCTGAGCGCCCGCAGCAGGGTCGGGCCGTCCATCTCCGGCATCACCACGTCGGAGATGACGAGGTCCACCTTGCCGGCGCGCTCCATCACCTCCAGTGCTTCCACGCCGCTCGCGGCGGAGAGGACCTCGTAGCCCCGGTTGGCCAGCGCGCGGCTGGCGAAGGCGCGCACCGCATCCTCGTCCTCCACCAGCAGCACGCGCCCGTGCCCGGTCAGGTCGGCGCCCTTCGCCTCCGCCGGATCCGCCGGGCGCGGCGTCTCCGCCTCCTCGATCACGCCTTCATGCCGGGGCAGGAACACACGGAAGATCGTGCCACGGCCCTGCTCGCTCTCCACCAGGATGGTGCCGCCCGTCTGCTCGACGATGCCGTAGACGGTGGAGAGGCCGAGGCCGGTGCCCTTGCCCACTTCCTTGGTGGAGAAAAACGGCTCGAAGATCTTGTCCTTGATCTCCGGCGGGATGCCGGTGCCGGTGTCGGCCACCTCCACCAGTACGTAATCCGCCTCCGGGAGGCGCTGGCCGAAGCCGGCGCACTCGGCCGCGGGGACGTTGGCCGTGCGCAGCGTGAGGATGCCGCCGTCCGGCATGGCGTCCCGCGCGTTCACCACCAGGTTGATGATGACCTGCTCGAACTGGTTGACGTCCACCTTCACCGGCCACAATTCCCGTGCGTGCTGCACCTCCAGCGTGATGCGCTCGCCGATGAGGCGGCGCAGGAGCTGCGTCACGTCGGAGATCACGTCGGTGAGCTCGATCACCTGCGGACGCAGGGTCTGGCGCCGCGAGAAGGCGAGCAGCTGCCGCACCAGGCCGGCGGCGCGGTTCGCGTTCTGCTTGATCTGCATGATGTCCGGGAAGGACGGGTCGCTCTGCCGGTGCTTGAGAAGCAGCAGGTCGCAATAGCCGATGATGGCGGTCAGCATGTTGTTGAAGTCGTGCGCCACCCCGCCCGCCAGATGGCCCACCGCCTGGAGCTTCTGCGATTCGGCGAACTGGGTCTCCAGCTGCTTCTGCTCGGTGGTGTCGATGGCGCACAGGGCGATCTCGCCACCCCCGGCCGATCCGAGCGCGGCGGCGTAGAGGCGGGCCGAGCGCCCGCTGCCGGCGGAGAGGATGACGTCGCACGGCGGCGGCGGTTCCGTCCCGGCACGGGCGCTGGCGAGCAGCTGGTCGGCACCGGCGGCATCCGTCACCAGTGCGGCCAGGGGCTGGCCCGCCGCATCGCCGAACAGCCGCGCAAAGGCGGCATTGGCCGCCCGCACGCGTCCTGTGCCATTCACCAGCGCCATGGCGAGGGGCGCCCGCTGGAAGAAGAGGTCGCCGTCGGCATCGATGCTGGCGGCCGGCTCTCCGGCGGGCAGCGCAGCGTGTACCGCATCGAGGGGGAGAACCACGGCCGTCGCGCCGGCGGCCGCGCCGGACGGGCCCGGGGCAAGCCGCATCAGCGCCGGCAGCGCCGTCCCGTCCCTCCGGGTGAGATCAAGGGTGAGAAGGCCGTTTCCCTTGCGGTCGCCCAACACCGCCCTCAGCCGGCCCAGATGCTCCGGCGCCACCACCTGCCGCAGGTCGAGCCCGTCCGGCCCCAGCTCCGCCAGCGGGTAGCCGAGAAGGCGGCACAAGGTGAGGTTCGGCGATACCAGGCGGTCGCCGGCGAGCCGCGCGATGCCTGCGGGCGCGTTCTCCCATGCCGCGATCAGTTCCGCCCCGGGCAGGGGCTCGGCTTCCGCAGCAGCAGGGCCAGCAGCGACCGGAGGAGCGGCGACGGGACCCTCGAGAACCGCATCCTCGGACAGCCGGACGGTCCACAGCACACGCCGCGGCGAGCCGAGGGGATGGACGGAAACCTCGAGCTGACGTCCGCGCTGCCCGGTGGCGAACGAAATGGCGCGCGCATGGACGGCGTTGCGCGCCACCGCTTCCAGCATCTCGGCCACCAGGCCCTGGCTGCCGGGAATGCGGGCGAGGAAGCGCTCGGGTGTCGGCGCATCCTGGGTACCGGCGCGGCACATACGCAGATAGGCGGTATTCGCCTCCGCCACGCGCTCGCCGTCCTCGACCACGGCCATGGCGTCTCCGGAGGCCGCCAGCGCGGCCGGTCCCAACACATCCTCCGGCTCCGCGCCCCCGAGGCTGCGGCGCATGGCGAGCACGAGCTCGAACCCGCCCGCAACGGCCAGGGCCGCCACCAGGGCCGAGAGAATCATCGAGGAGCTGTCGGCGAACACGAATGCAGCGGCAAAGCCGCCGGCGAGCGCCGCGAGCAGCACCGCCGCGCGCCCGGCGGGCAGCAGCCGGCCAGCGCGCCGTTTCACCCGGCCCTGAGGACCGCGTCCGCCGGGCCCGCGTCCGCCCGGCTCGCGTCCACCCTTGGCTTCACTCATGAGATCCCTGCCTCGCATCGCCGGCCGCGCCCGCGCCAATCGCGCACGCTGGTCCCGGCAGATTCGCCTGCGACTTAAATCCTGCCATGATTATCAACAAAACCTTAGGCCCTGAGGATTAGGATGGTTGGGTCCTGTGGCCCGTCCGCTGCGGCGAACGGGAATGGGTGACGCAAGGTCAGCTCGACGTGTGTCGAGCCGGCATGTGGGACCCTGGAGGTTTTCGGGTAAAGTGTGGATGTTCTGTCCTCGCCTGTGCGGCTTTTGCAGCGCCCCTTGAATCAGCCCCCAGGCAGGAAAGCGGAGGCAGGATGCTACAGCAGTTGTTCGGTACCGAGCTCGCATTCCCGATCCGGGTCGCCGTGGCGCTCGGCGTCATAGCCGCCCTGCTCGGCGTGACGGTGGTGGTGATGCGACGCCTCGCGGCCCGCAGCCGGGCAGGCGGAGGCCGCAGCGGCCGGCCCGGCCCCCGTATCGCGGTGATCGACACCGTCACGCTGGACCAGCGCCGCAAGCTGGTCCTGGTCCGGCGCGACGATGTGGAACACCTCCTTCTCATCGGCGGCGGCAGCGACCTCGTGATCGAGCCGCAGATCGGTGCGCGCCCCGTGGAGGCCAGTGCCGGCTTCACCCCCGCCGCCATGGCGCCCGCGCGGGAAGCCCCCACCCCGCTGCAGCGAGCCGTCCCGCGCCAGCGCCTGCCCGCATCGGCCCCGTCGGCCCTTGCCGCGCCCGCAGAAGCTCCCGAAGCGACGGAAACCGCCGCAAGCCCCCCGGCCGCGGAGCCCACCCCCGCCGAGCCGCCACGCCGACTTCCCATCGGGCGCAAGCCGCTGCTGCGGGGCGACGGCACCATGTCGGTCGCCCGCGCACCGCAGCGCGTCGCCATTCCAGGCAAGCCGGCCGGTGAAGCCGAGGCCGCCGCCACGCCGGGCGTTGCCGCCCAGGCTTTGGCCGGGCCGCAGGTCGTCGCACCGGTTATCGCTCCCATGGTCCGCGATGCCGAGCCGGCGCGACGCGCCCCCGCGATCGAACCGAGGCCGGACACCCGTGCGGATGCCCGCCCCGACGCCCGCATCGAGCGGCCCCCGGAAGCGGCCCCGGGCGTGGCCCCGGCCGCCGAGGGCGTGTCCCTTGATGTGTCGGCGGCCGGCAACCGCCTCGACGTGATGGTGCAGCGGCTCGACGCCGCGCTGAAGGAACCAGCGTCGCCGCAGCTCAGCCTCGCCGACCTGCTCGGCGACGCGCCCGAGGGGCCGGCTGTGGAGGCGTCGGAGGGGACTGCGGGGCCCGATCAGGATCGACCTGGCCGGTTCACCATGCGCCCCCGCGCGGAACCGCGCATGGGAGTCGAGACGGCGCGCGGGCGCAGCGATTCCCTGCCCCGCTTCGAGCGCCCGGCGGTTGCCGGCCGCCCCGAAACCCCCATGCGGCCCCGCGAATTCGCCTTCCGCCCCAATCCCGAGGCCGAAAAGCGCGAGGATGAGGGAAGGCGCGAGCTTCCCGCCCCGCGCGATTCGGCCCCCCGGGATCCGGCGCCGCGTCCCGTCGAGCCGCAATCGCGGGAGCCGGTCGCCCGCGAACCGGTCCTGCGCGACCCCTCGCCCAAGGCGGCGGACAGCGCAGCCGATCTCCGCAAGACCTTCGATGTGACCCAGCGTCCGACGGTCGAGCTTCCGGCGCCCGAGCCGCGCGCCCCGGCGATGCGGGCGGACGATGCACCGGCCGTCCAGCCGGCGGCACCCGCGCCGCAAGCGGCGGTGGACCCGCTCGACGACTTCGATGCGGAAATGGCGAACCTGCTCGGCCGCAGCACCGCCCGCAACCGCTAGGGAGCGATCCGGGCAGAGTCAAACCCACCTGCTCGGGACATCGCCCTCTAACTCTTGGAAAGAGAACGCGTTTTCCTCACGCGAGGCGGCGGGAGCAGGACCGCAAGGGGTGAGACCCGACGCAGAAGGGGCCGGCGACGTTTCCCGTCGCCGGCCCCTTCTGCGTTTGCATTCCCAAGCGGAAGCCCGGTGCGCGGGTCAATCGTCGCGATAGACGCGCTCGCGCCGCTCGTGCCGCTCCTGCGCTTCCACCGAAAGGGTGGCGATCGGGCGGGCCTCCAGGCGCTTCAAGGAGATCGGCTCGCCCGTATCCTCGCAGTAGCCGTAGGTGCCATCCTCGATCCGCAGCAGTGCGGCGTCGATCTTGGCGATGAGCTTGCGCTGGCGGTCACGGGCCCGCAGCTCGATGGAGCGGTCGGTCTCGGACGATGCCCGATCGGCGAGATCGGGGTGGTTCTGGTTCTCGTCCTGAAGGTGCTGCAGCGTCTCGCGGGCCTCCTTCAGGATGTCCTCCTTCCAGCGCAACAGCTTCACGCGGAAATATTCGCGCTGCCTGTCGTTCATGAAGGGCTCGTCCTCGCGGGGCCGATAGTCCTCGTCGATATGGATCGACATCAGCAAGGTCCTCAATATGCGTCGCTGAACCTCTGGCGCGAGGCGACCGGGCCGCATCTCGCGATGCCGTCCGCTGCGCCCTGCCCCGTCAACGAACTGGAGCATTCCCCCGCCGATCCGACCGGCGGAGCCGAACCCCGGCCAGGAAGACACTCCCACGTCGCCGCGCTTATATCGGCGCCGCAGGTTCTCGACAACCGCTTCGCTGGCGCCGCATCGAGCGCTCCCTCCGCTTCGATCCGGGGCTTGACGCGCAGGGCGCGGGTGCCGACCCTGCCGCAATGCGGTAAAGGCGGCGCGAGGGTGCGCTGCGGGAAGGCGAAATCGATGCGGTTCGAGGGTACGAAGAGCTATGTCGCCACGGACGACCTCAAGGTCGCGGTCAATGCCGCCATCGTCCTCGAGCGCCCGCTGCTGATAAAAGGCGAGCCGGGCACCGGCAAGACCGTGCTGGCACAGGAGGTGGCGGGCGCGCTCGGCGCCCCGCTGCTCGAATGGCACGTGAAGTCCACCACCAAGGCGCAGCAGGGCCTCTACGAGTACGACGCCGTGGCCCGGCTGCGTGACAGCCAGCTCGGCGACCCCAAGGTGCACGACATTGCCAATTATATCCGTCGCGGCAAGCTGTGGGCGGCGTTCCAGTCGGACGTGCGCCCGGTGCTGCTCATCGACGAGGTCGACAAGGCGGATATCGAATTCCCCAATGATCTCCTGCAGGAACTCGACCGCATGGAGTTCCACGTCTACGAGACCGGCGAGCAGGTGAAGGCGCAGCAGCGGCCCGTGGTGATCATCACCTCCAACAACGAGAAGGAGCTGCCCGACGCCTTCCTGCGCCGCTGCTTCTTCCACTACATCCGCTTCCCCGACGCCGACACCATGCGCGCCATCGTCGAGGTGCACTTCCCCGGCATCAAGCCCCGCCTCGTCTCGGAGGCGCTGCGCCTCTTCTACGACCTGCGCGAGATCCCCGGCCTCAAGAAGAAGCCCTCCACCTCCGAGCTCATCGACTGGCTGAAGCTGCTGCTGGCCGAGGACATGGACGCCGAGATGCTGCGCGAGAAGGACGTGCGCAAGGCGATTCCGCCTCTGGCCGGGGCCCTGCTCAAGAACGAGCAGGACGTGCATCTGTTCGAGCGCCTCGCCTTCCTCGCCCGGCGCGAGCAGCGGTGAGCGGCGGGGTTGGCCATGGACGGCACCGCGCTCCTCGTCACGCTGCTGGTGGTGGGGGCGCCTTTGGCGCTGTTCTTCGCCATGCGCCGGCACCCCGCCCTCCCGCCGAAGGCGTCGCAGCCCAAGCCGCGTGAGCGCACGCCGCCCGGCGATTTCGGCATGGCGCGGGAAGCCTCGGAGCCCGCGCCGGCACGGACCGAAGGCGATGCCACCTCTTCCGCCGTTGCATCCGGCGCGGCGGCGGCAGCAGCAGGCGGTGCGTTCATCCTCGCCGCGGGGGCGCGGCATCACGCATCGGAAGGTGGCCGGGAGTCACCGCAGGCGGAAGCCGATGGCCCGGACGGCGGCGGCGGCGCGCACGGCGGCGGGGAAGGCGACGGCGACCTCTAGGGTCTTGTCGCGCGGCGGCGGAACCGGCGCGCACGGCGGGGCGACCAAGGGACTGCCAAGGAACTGCGACCAAGGGACTTTCGCGGCGGGGCTCTGCTCGGCAGACGGTTCCCGGCCGCCCGCGGGGCACCATGTTCCCATCGGCGGGGTTTCTATCGGCGGGCGGCGGCAGGGCCCCTGCGCCGCCCGCGATGGATCACCACCATGCCTTGCCGATGTTGAAGGTGTAGCTGAGCGAGACACCGGCCATGAACTGGTTGGCGTCCGACGTGAGCGGCGAGGAGGCCGCATCGCCCAGCAAGCGACCATAGGTGCCGTAGACGCCGGCCTCGAAGCCGTTGCGGAAATTGTAGGTGAGCTGCGCGGTGGCGCCGACGAGGTCGAAGCCCGCGCCGGCATTGTAGACGGGCAGCGGATTGCCCCAGGCATTGGCCACGAACGCCTGTTGCGGGGTGATGCCGAAATAGGTCTCCATATAGCCCGAGCCGCCATAGGTGAGGCGCGGGCCGACGGCGAAGCGCCACTGGCCGTAGGGCACGATCACGTCGGCGCCGATCAGGCCCCGGATGCCCTCGAAGCCGCCCACCCCATAGCGCAGCTCGGCCCGGGTGCGGAACCAGTCGGTGATGTACCACTCGGCAAAGCCGCCCGCCTCCACCGCGACGCCTACATCGCCGAGCCCGGTGAGACGGAAGGCGTCGTCCTCGCTGCGGCCCCAGTCGAGCCGGCCCACGGCGCCGATGCGAAACGTGCCGGTATCGAAGAGGGCGATGGACGGATTGTCGTCCACGCTCCGGAAGACATTGAGCTGGCTCGCCTTGCGGATGGAGAAGATGAGCCCCGGGCGGAACGAGTAATTGTCCGCGCCCGGATAGCTGGGCTCCGCCTGGCCGGAAGCGCCGAGGGTCAGGTACCAGTCCTCGTTCGCCGAAGGCGCCACAGGCTGGGCCGGAGGCGGCGAGAACAGCTCGGCCGCCTGCGCCGAAACAAGGCCACCGGCGGTGAACGCCGCAGCGAGCAGAACGTGACGCAACTTACCCGACCGGACCATGAGCCAACCCCTGAACGAACCGCGGCCATCCTGGAGCCGAGCCGTTTGCAATTCTTGAACGGACGAGCCGGCATGCCGCATCCGCTCCAACAGACCAAG
This window contains:
- a CDS encoding hybrid sensor histidine kinase/response regulator, producing the protein MSEAKGGREPGGRGPGGRGPQGRVKRRAGRLLPAGRAAVLLAALAGGFAAAFVFADSSSMILSALVAALAVAGGFELVLAMRRSLGGAEPEDVLGPAALAASGDAMAVVEDGERVAEANTAYLRMCRAGTQDAPTPERFLARIPGSQGLVAEMLEAVARNAVHARAISFATGQRGRQLEVSVHPLGSPRRVLWTVRLSEDAVLEGPVAAPPVAAGPAAAEAEPLPGAELIAAWENAPAGIARLAGDRLVSPNLTLCRLLGYPLAELGPDGLDLRQVVAPEHLGRLRAVLGDRKGNGLLTLDLTRRDGTALPALMRLAPGPSGAAAGATAVVLPLDAVHAALPAGEPAASIDADGDLFFQRAPLAMALVNGTGRVRAANAAFARLFGDAAGQPLAALVTDAAGADQLLASARAGTEPPPPCDVILSAGSGRSARLYAAALGSAGGGEIALCAIDTTEQKQLETQFAESQKLQAVGHLAGGVAHDFNNMLTAIIGYCDLLLLKHRQSDPSFPDIMQIKQNANRAAGLVRQLLAFSRRQTLRPQVIELTDVISDVTQLLRRLIGERITLEVQHARELWPVKVDVNQFEQVIINLVVNARDAMPDGGILTLRTANVPAAECAGFGQRLPEADYVLVEVADTGTGIPPEIKDKIFEPFFSTKEVGKGTGLGLSTVYGIVEQTGGTILVESEQGRGTIFRVFLPRHEGVIEEAETPRPADPAEAKGADLTGHGRVLLVEDEDAVRAFASRALANRGYEVLSAASGVEALEVMERAGKVDLVISDVVMPEMDGPTLLRALRARDPALKVIFISGYAEEAFARNLPPSEHFSFLPKPFSLKQLVAAVSETLRG
- a CDS encoding AAA family ATPase, whose amino-acid sequence is MRFEGTKSYVATDDLKVAVNAAIVLERPLLIKGEPGTGKTVLAQEVAGALGAPLLEWHVKSTTKAQQGLYEYDAVARLRDSQLGDPKVHDIANYIRRGKLWAAFQSDVRPVLLIDEVDKADIEFPNDLLQELDRMEFHVYETGEQVKAQQRPVVIITSNNEKELPDAFLRRCFFHYIRFPDADTMRAIVEVHFPGIKPRLVSEALRLFYDLREIPGLKKKPSTSELIDWLKLLLAEDMDAEMLREKDVRKAIPPLAGALLKNEQDVHLFERLAFLARREQR
- a CDS encoding NADH-quinone oxidoreductase subunit C; translation: MDETLNDLAAHISAALAGAVLGSTIAHGELTLAIEPTQIVKVATFLRDDPACLFHCIVDVCGVDYPAREKRFDVVYHLLSLKQNIRIRLKVETDEDTPVPSICSVFPGANWFEREAYDMYGILFTGHPELRRLLTDYGFDGHPLRKDFPTTGFVEVRYDDELKRVVYEPVRLPQEFRNFDFLSPWEGVEYVLPGDEKASGQPPVPPKAG
- a CDS encoding flagellar biosynthetic protein FliO: MLQQLFGTELAFPIRVAVALGVIAALLGVTVVVMRRLAARSRAGGGRSGRPGPRIAVIDTVTLDQRRKLVLVRRDDVEHLLLIGGGSDLVIEPQIGARPVEASAGFTPAAMAPAREAPTPLQRAVPRQRLPASAPSALAAPAEAPEATETAASPPAAEPTPAEPPRRLPIGRKPLLRGDGTMSVARAPQRVAIPGKPAGEAEAAATPGVAAQALAGPQVVAPVIAPMVRDAEPARRAPAIEPRPDTRADARPDARIERPPEAAPGVAPAAEGVSLDVSAAGNRLDVMVQRLDAALKEPASPQLSLADLLGDAPEGPAVEASEGTAGPDQDRPGRFTMRPRAEPRMGVETARGRSDSLPRFERPAVAGRPETPMRPREFAFRPNPEAEKREDEGRRELPAPRDSAPRDPAPRPVEPQSREPVAREPVLRDPSPKAADSAADLRKTFDVTQRPTVELPAPEPRAPAMRADDAPAVQPAAPAPQAAVDPLDDFDAEMANLLGRSTARNR
- a CDS encoding DUF3300 domain-containing protein, which encodes MTLHGRRQEFAGWSRLAVALVFGWTTSLYPALAQTPPASGAAQESQAVPPLPPAGPAPAVAPSAPPAAGTNAAVPPPPAPPTAGAEAAPSSAPPPGATAPAPYAGAPPAPPAPSAIGQPSGPPGFTVAQLEQMLAPYALYPDTLLAQMLPSTAYPLELVQAQRWIERNRTAVRKGNFAGADAQKWDPSVKAMARFPTVVAKLNEDLDATANIGIAFVNQPEDVSVAIQTLRAKAEAAGALKSNDKQVVTTREESGRSVVYITPADPDVVYVPQYDPYSIYTAAGVGLLGFGAGVLVGSAWDNSWNWGPGWVYPPVWPGYPGWRPPPRPPWPGPGPRPPGPGPWPGPHPWPGPGPHPGPGPHPGPGPGPGPHPGPGPGPHPGPGPGPHPGPGPGPGPHPGPGPGGMQPWKPAPGKFNPAGPGKFGPGTPGGRPSGPGLPGGAKPIPRFQPKPGNGFLPGVNPAFRPKPGGQIYRPGGAQQFKKPPRAYGGVKPGLPRTYGGYGGGMKPVVRPQQFRPGGAQFRSAQPRTFAPRAMPMRGRGR
- the dksA gene encoding RNA polymerase-binding protein DksA, with the protein product MSIHIDEDYRPREDEPFMNDRQREYFRVKLLRWKEDILKEARETLQHLQDENQNHPDLADRASSETDRSIELRARDRQRKLIAKIDAALLRIEDGTYGYCEDTGEPISLKRLEARPIATLSVEAQERHERRERVYRDD
- a CDS encoding NuoB/complex I 20 kDa subunit family protein codes for the protein MGLTPSATKPEIAQAPTGIVDPSTGRPVGADDPFFKEVNAELADKGFILTTADDLITWARTGSLMWMTFGLACCAVEMMQVSMPRYDVERFGFAPRASPRQSDVMIVAGTLTNKMAPALRKVYDQMPEPRYVISMGSCANGGGYYHFSYAVVRGCDRIVPVDIYVPGCPPTAEALLYGVLLLQKKIRRIGTIER
- a CDS encoding MipA/OmpV family protein, which gives rise to MVRSGKLRHVLLAAAFTAGGLVSAQAAELFSPPPAQPVAPSANEDWYLTLGASGQAEPSYPGADNYSFRPGLIFSIRKASQLNVFRSVDDNPSIALFDTGTFRIGAVGRLDWGRSEDDAFRLTGLGDVGVAVEAGGFAEWYITDWFRTRAELRYGVGGFEGIRGLIGADVIVPYGQWRFAVGPRLTYGGSGYMETYFGITPQQAFVANAWGNPLPVYNAGAGFDLVGATAQLTYNFRNGFEAGVYGTYGRLLGDAASSPLTSDANQFMAGVSLSYTFNIGKAWW
- a CDS encoding NADH-quinone oxidoreductase subunit A, producing MNALLMDYLPVVIFIGVSLVIGLALLVSPFLVAYQNPDPEKLSAYECGFNAFDDARMTFDVRFYLVSILFIIFDLEVAFLFPWAVTFGSLGDLGFWSMMIFLGVLTVGFIYEWRKGALEWD